Proteins encoded together in one Amblyomma americanum isolate KBUSLIRL-KWMA chromosome 1, ASM5285725v1, whole genome shotgun sequence window:
- the LOC144121232 gene encoding microtubule-associated protein RP/EB family member 1-like — translation MDLEKRPRRSSACPSSAVRFTTGRMGVLAWINRTLGYDIKDLNELASGTAYCELVNHAFPGTIRKTLIKYGDNLKKHEKEQHFRTLRRSLSRVGEDVELNIEKLVNGGYEEHLNFARWIMEFCERRRIKSSEAVDDVQECAVSSSEANGGAPKEAAAPSSEANVDAPKEKLWDEKENQDPGESESSVFMKKATFFRQEREKTLKFITRQRNAYFDYLMDIGKICRTAKKQGLKSKWLDQIEEIIEASLRVPLTPDSELSGETPSK, via the coding sequence ATGGATCTTGAGAAGCGGCCCCGGAGGAGCAGCGCTTGCCCATCTAGCGCGGTAAGGTTCACCACGGGGCGCATGGGGGTACTGGCTTGGATAAACAGGACCCTCGGTTACGACATAAAAGATCTAAACGAGCTGGCGTCCGGCACAGCTTACTGTGAACTCGTCAACCATGCCTTCCCGGGAACCATACGTAAAACGCTGATAAAGTATGGAGACAACTTGAAAAAACACGAAAAAGAACAGCATTTTCGAACGCTGCGCAGGAGCCTCAGTAGAGTGGGCGAAGACGTTGAGCTAAACATAGAAAAGCTGGTCAATGGTGGCTATGAAGAGCACCTCAACTTTGCGAGGTGGATCATGGAATTTTGCGAAAGGAGACGAATTAAGAGCAGCGAAGCGGTGGACGACGTGCAAGAATGCGCAGTGTCATCCTCGGAGGCAAACGGGGGCGCTCCCAAGGAAGCCGCAGCACCATCCTCGGAGGCAAACGTGGACGCGCCCAAGGAAAAGCTTTGGGATGAGAAAGAAAATCAAGATCCAGGGGAGAGTGAGAGCAGCGTTTTCATGAAGAAAGCGACGTTTTTTCGTCAAGAACGAGAGAAAACTCTCAAGTTCATAACAAGACAGCGCAATGCCTATTTCGACTACTTAATGGATATTGGCAAGATTTGCCGAACAGCCAAAAAGCAAGGATTAAAATCGAAGTGGTTGGACCAAATTGAGGAAATTATTGAAGCCAGCTTGAGAGTGCCACTGACGCCGGACAGCGAACTCAGTGGAGAAACGCCGTCAAAGTGA